From the Ignavibacteriales bacterium genome, one window contains:
- a CDS encoding KH domain-containing protein: MLTQPLSYAGGGMMKEFLEFVVKHLVDHPESIIVELEEKDNNHIFKLKVAEGDIGKIIGRHGQTATSLRVLLKAVAAKEGKRAVLDIIG; this comes from the coding sequence ATGCTCACACAGCCGTTATCCTATGCGGGAGGTGGAATGATGAAGGAATTTCTGGAGTTTGTTGTAAAGCATCTGGTGGATCATCCAGAAAGCATAATCGTCGAGCTTGAAGAGAAAGATAATAATCACATCTTCAAACTAAAAGTAGCAGAAGGAGATATTGGGAAGATTATTGGCAGACATGGTCAAACGGCAACTTCCCTGCGTGTGCTTTTAAAAGCAGTCGCTGCAAAAGAAGGTAAGCGAGCGGTACTGGATATCATAGGATGA
- the rplS gene encoding 50S ribosomal protein L19 → MDKLKLVEATQLKTDVPQFKSGDIVNVHVKVKEGDKERIQEFQGIVIGRRGSSVNATFTVRKISDGVGVERIFPVHSPSVAKIEKVKDGRVRRSKIYYVRDLATKAVAQKTNA, encoded by the coding sequence ATGGATAAATTAAAACTTGTTGAGGCAACTCAACTGAAAACCGATGTCCCGCAATTTAAATCCGGCGATATCGTTAACGTGCATGTGAAAGTCAAGGAAGGCGATAAAGAACGCATTCAGGAATTTCAAGGCATTGTCATAGGTCGGCGTGGTTCCAGCGTCAATGCCACATTCACTGTTCGCAAGATTTCTGACGGCGTTGGCGTCGAGCGAATTTTCCCTGTTCATTCTCCCAGTGTCGCAAAGATTGAGAAGGTGAAAGATGGCAGAGTTCGCCGCTCGAAAATCTATTATGTTCGCGATTTGGCAACGAAAGCAGTTGCTCAAAAAACGAATGCCTGA
- the atpH gene encoding ATP synthase F1 subunit delta gives MANLRIANRYAEALLTAAEELHILKKVSDDLIVVQRIIKDSHDFQRFLKSPVIKKDKKQEVFKATFGSSVQPLTLQFLSLLVEKEREEALPGVIESFFRLQDELLGIVHVSVKTAAELSQQQTMELTQRFEAYSKKKVQIDLSLDKQLIGGFIARIGDTVFDGSVKQQLELLRKRFAEELIV, from the coding sequence ATGGCAAATCTGCGAATAGCAAATCGATATGCTGAAGCTTTATTAACCGCTGCTGAAGAATTGCACATCTTGAAAAAGGTAAGTGATGACCTCATTGTCGTCCAGCGAATCATTAAAGACTCGCACGATTTCCAACGTTTCTTGAAAAGTCCTGTCATCAAGAAGGATAAAAAACAAGAGGTATTCAAAGCAACTTTTGGCTCATCGGTTCAGCCGCTTACACTACAATTTTTATCCCTGCTCGTTGAAAAAGAACGAGAAGAGGCTCTACCGGGTGTCATTGAATCTTTTTTCCGACTGCAGGATGAACTGTTAGGCATTGTTCATGTCAGCGTTAAAACAGCTGCGGAATTATCACAACAGCAGACGATGGAGCTTACACAACGATTTGAAGCATACTCGAAAAAGAAAGTACAAATCGATCTCAGTTTAGATAAACAACTGATCGGAGGGTTTATTGCTCGCATCGGAGATACAGTGTTTGATGGCAGTGTGAAGCAGCAGCTTGAACTACTCCGCAAGCGTTTTGCGGAGGAATTGATTGTGTGA
- the recN gene encoding DNA repair protein RecN — translation MLKSLTIRNYALIESVEIEFESGLNILTGETGAGKSIIIDALSLILGDRASSDVVRKGSDKAIVEGIFGMAENEKVKALLKQNEIELQEDFILRREVSMKGQSRCFVNDSPVSLTVLKEIGDHLVDLHGQHEHQSLLRPETHIGLLDEFGSLDTLVDEYRESYDRLTVLFTELRALSLKEKELREKRDLYEFQIKEIDAVDPRSGEEGDLENELRILENSEKLYEATSQLYQSLYEGETARQSSENTGGQSVYDLLLKARNQLEDLAAIDTTFEDIKNECASAAAIVGELTKFIQSYNSKIEFNPERLEQIRERLGQITLLKKKYGGSLDGVIEHREKIGKEFAMAENFESEIRKLNEYIELERKSCSAAAQRLSTKRRELVSKISKSVCTELAKLGIANAQFDVKIDNRVLGKLDGKANSAYVKLGRELYDATQSGIDVVEFYLSTNVGEDLKPLAKVASGGEISRIMLALKTILAKADRLPLLVFDEIDVGISGRIAQAVGKSMKSLSQFHQVIAITHLPQIAGFADCHFVVEKSEKKQRTSSTIRKLEEEERIQEVARLLSGEEVTETSLNGARELIAKK, via the coding sequence ATGCTCAAATCCCTGACCATTCGCAACTATGCTCTTATCGAATCCGTTGAAATCGAATTCGAGAGCGGGCTGAATATCCTCACGGGCGAAACCGGCGCCGGCAAATCTATTATTATCGATGCGTTGAGTCTCATACTCGGGGATCGCGCAAGTTCTGATGTGGTGCGCAAAGGAAGCGACAAAGCTATTGTCGAAGGTATCTTCGGAATGGCGGAAAACGAAAAAGTGAAGGCACTTCTGAAACAAAATGAGATCGAATTGCAGGAAGATTTTATTCTCCGCCGCGAAGTTTCAATGAAAGGACAATCCCGCTGCTTTGTGAACGATTCACCTGTATCGCTCACAGTTCTCAAAGAAATCGGTGATCACCTTGTTGACCTTCATGGTCAGCATGAACATCAATCATTGCTGCGACCAGAGACGCATATCGGCTTGCTGGATGAATTCGGAAGTTTAGATACGTTAGTGGATGAATATCGCGAATCTTACGACCGGCTCACGGTGCTTTTCACGGAATTGCGTGCGCTTTCGTTGAAAGAGAAAGAACTGAGAGAAAAGCGCGATCTGTATGAATTTCAGATAAAAGAAATCGATGCTGTCGATCCGCGTTCTGGTGAAGAAGGTGATCTGGAAAATGAATTGCGCATTTTAGAGAACTCTGAAAAACTTTATGAAGCGACATCGCAACTCTATCAATCACTCTACGAAGGAGAGACAGCCCGGCAGAGTTCTGAGAACACGGGAGGGCAGTCGGTGTATGATTTATTGCTCAAAGCGCGCAACCAGCTTGAAGATCTTGCAGCGATTGATACGACCTTTGAAGATATCAAGAATGAATGTGCATCGGCGGCAGCGATTGTCGGCGAATTGACGAAGTTTATTCAGAGTTATAATTCTAAGATTGAATTTAATCCTGAGCGGCTGGAACAAATTCGCGAACGACTTGGTCAGATCACACTCCTCAAGAAAAAATACGGAGGTTCATTGGATGGTGTGATTGAACATCGTGAGAAGATTGGTAAAGAGTTTGCCATGGCGGAGAATTTCGAAAGTGAAATCCGGAAATTGAATGAATACATTGAGCTTGAACGAAAAAGCTGTTCTGCCGCTGCTCAGCGTCTCTCAACAAAACGGCGGGAGCTGGTCAGCAAGATCAGCAAATCGGTGTGTACAGAGTTGGCCAAGCTGGGTATTGCAAACGCACAGTTCGATGTGAAGATTGACAATCGCGTGCTGGGGAAATTAGACGGTAAAGCGAACAGTGCCTATGTCAAACTCGGACGAGAATTGTACGATGCAACACAAAGCGGAATCGACGTTGTTGAGTTTTACCTTTCAACAAATGTTGGTGAAGACTTGAAACCATTGGCGAAGGTCGCATCCGGAGGTGAAATATCGCGTATCATGCTTGCACTGAAAACAATTCTAGCCAAAGCAGACCGTCTGCCGCTGCTCGTCTTTGATGAAATTGACGTCGGTATAAGCGGAAGAATTGCTCAAGCAGTGGGTAAAAGTATGAAGAGTTTATCCCAATTCCATCAAGTCATCGCCATCACACATTTGCCGCAAATTGCCGGATTTGCTGATTGCCATTTTGTCGTGGAGAAGAGCGAGAAAAAACAGCGCACATCTTCAACTATTCGTAAGTTAGAAGAAGAAGAGCGCATCCAGGAAGTCGCCAGACTCCTCAGCGGTGAAGA
- the trmD gene encoding tRNA (guanosine(37)-N1)-methyltransferase TrmD has translation MRIDIITGLPKLLESPLQESILKRAQEKEIVEIVVHDLRAYTHDKHHTIDDTPFGGGAGMVLKPEPFFECVEELKAQRMYDEIIFLSADGDVLTQKIATELSLKNNLIMLCGHYKGIDQRVRDLLVTREVSIGDYVLTGGELAAAVVVDAVVRLIPGVLNDGESALTDSFQDGLLGCQQFTRPAEFRGLTVPDVLLSGNHQEIDRWRQEQRERRTKRLRGDSFVS, from the coding sequence ATGCGGATAGATATTATTACAGGATTGCCGAAGTTATTGGAAAGTCCGCTTCAGGAAAGTATTTTGAAACGGGCACAGGAGAAAGAAATTGTAGAGATCGTTGTTCACGATCTCCGTGCGTACACGCACGATAAACATCATACTATTGACGACACGCCTTTTGGAGGCGGTGCGGGAATGGTACTGAAGCCGGAACCGTTCTTTGAATGTGTGGAAGAGTTGAAAGCACAACGCATGTATGATGAAATTATTTTTCTGTCAGCAGATGGCGATGTGCTTACGCAAAAGATCGCGACGGAGTTATCGCTGAAAAATAATTTAATAATGTTGTGCGGACACTATAAAGGCATCGATCAGCGGGTTCGTGATTTGTTAGTCACACGTGAGGTTTCTATCGGTGATTATGTCCTCACGGGCGGTGAGCTGGCTGCGGCAGTTGTAGTGGATGCAGTTGTGCGGCTCATTCCCGGTGTGTTAAACGATGGTGAATCCGCATTGACGGATTCGTTTCAGGATGGTTTGCTTGGATGTCAGCAATTCACACGGCCGGCGGAATTTCGCGGATTGACTGTACCGGATGTATTGCTTTCAGGAAATCATCAGGAAATAGATCGCTGGCGTCAGGAGCAGCGTGAACGAAGAACGAAACGTCTGCGCGGCGACAGCTTTGTTTCATAA
- the atpG gene encoding ATP synthase F1 subunit gamma codes for MATLREIRRRVTSVTSTQKITKAMKMVAAAKLRRAQEALVSARPYARKMNELLRHLVTKVDPSIHPLLHEREIKRVVLVVVAGDRGMCGAFNGNIIKAAVDHVNTHYSNLMKEPDGVRIVTVGKKATDFFVKRNYNLYAQHIGLFGNLHIGYARTIIQQLIDDYLKGEFDKVEVIYNEFKSVIQQRIIVEQILPIPPEQIQKTNDIHALAQVDYIFEPSSSEIIDVLLPKHLNFLMWHVLLESSTAEEGARMTAMNNATENAKELIRDLTLSYNKARQASITKELLEIVSGAEALKKAS; via the coding sequence GTGGCAACACTTCGAGAAATCCGGCGCCGCGTAACAAGCGTTACGAGCACGCAAAAAATTACAAAGGCCATGAAAATGGTTGCCGCGGCAAAACTACGACGTGCACAAGAAGCGCTTGTTTCGGCGCGTCCCTATGCCCGCAAGATGAACGAGCTGCTGAGACATCTTGTCACAAAAGTTGATCCATCTATCCATCCGTTGCTGCACGAGCGGGAAATCAAGCGAGTGGTTCTGGTAGTGGTTGCAGGTGATCGGGGAATGTGCGGAGCGTTCAACGGTAATATTATCAAAGCTGCTGTCGATCATGTGAATACTCATTATTCAAATCTCATGAAGGAGCCCGACGGCGTTCGCATTGTTACAGTTGGGAAAAAAGCAACCGACTTCTTTGTGAAGAGAAATTACAACCTGTATGCTCAACACATCGGTTTATTTGGAAATCTTCATATCGGTTATGCGCGAACGATCATTCAACAATTAATAGACGATTATCTCAAAGGTGAATTCGACAAGGTGGAAGTTATTTATAACGAGTTTAAGTCTGTTATTCAGCAGCGAATTATTGTTGAGCAGATATTGCCGATTCCTCCAGAACAAATTCAGAAGACAAATGACATCCACGCACTCGCTCAGGTTGATTATATCTTTGAACCATCGAGCAGTGAAATTATCGATGTGCTGCTGCCGAAGCATTTAAATTTCCTGATGTGGCATGTGTTGCTGGAATCCAGCACTGCCGAAGAAGGTGCACGGATGACGGCGATGAACAATGCCACGGAGAATGCAAAAGAACTGATCCGTGATTTGACCCTGTCGTATAACAAAGCGCGGCAGGCAAGCATCACCAAGGAGTTGCTTGAAATTGTCAGCGGAGCAGAGGCGTTAAAAAAAGCAAGTTAA
- the rpsP gene encoding 30S ribosomal protein S16, whose translation MVKIRMRREGKKQHPIYKLVATDSRSPRDGGYLEALGQYDPHTNPITLVLKEPRIEYWLKQGAQPTDTVRSLLRRTGFWLHWTLTRQGKDEATVKSVMERWQMLQVDKPKHEADRKARRSERKKKAATPPAEAPAQAPAEAPVAAA comes from the coding sequence TTGGTAAAAATTCGAATGCGAAGAGAAGGGAAGAAGCAGCATCCTATTTACAAGTTAGTTGCAACGGATTCCCGTTCTCCTCGTGATGGTGGATACCTTGAAGCTCTCGGTCAGTACGATCCGCATACCAACCCCATCACTTTAGTGCTGAAAGAACCGCGAATAGAATACTGGCTGAAGCAAGGCGCCCAGCCCACTGATACCGTGCGTTCGTTGCTGAGACGGACCGGCTTCTGGCTGCACTGGACGCTTACGCGCCAGGGTAAAGATGAGGCAACGGTAAAGAGCGTCATGGAACGCTGGCAAATGCTTCAGGTTGACAAACCAAAGCATGAAGCAGACCGGAAAGCACGGCGTTCGGAGCGAAAGAAAAAAGCAGCAACACCGCCAGCAGAAGCTCCAGCTCAAGCACCCGCTGAAGCTCCTGTTGCAGCCGCTTAA
- the ffh gene encoding signal recognition particle protein: MFESLTQKLEIAFKKLRGQGKITPQNIEESLREVRRALLDADVNYKVTKQFIEDVQKRAVGQEVLASITPGQLIIKIIHEEMVKLLGESKADIATAQAPPTVILVAGLQGSGKTTFSAKLANHLKSKGRFPLLVAADVHRPAAIDQLEMLGKQLQIPVYAERGSSAVKIAEDAITFARKNVRDTVIIDTAGRLHIDEDMMKEVEAVREKAQPHEILFVVDAMTGQDAVNTARAFHERLNFDGIVLTKLDGDSRGGAALSIRGVVQKPIKFIGVGEKLDALEPFYPERIASRILGMGDIVTLVEKAQEHFDEAKAVKLEEKLRKSQFTFEDFLDQLREIKKMGSLDQMMSMIPGMNKLPANATVDEKGLVRVEAIIQSMTAEERVRPSIINGNRRRRIALGSGTTVQDVNRLLKQFDEMQRMMKRFSKGNMRRTMRGMQFPMN; encoded by the coding sequence ATGTTCGAAAGTCTTACCCAGAAGTTAGAAATAGCTTTTAAGAAACTTCGCGGACAAGGAAAGATAACACCTCAAAATATTGAGGAATCCCTGCGCGAAGTGCGTCGAGCACTGCTTGATGCTGATGTCAATTACAAGGTTACAAAACAGTTCATTGAAGATGTTCAGAAAAGAGCCGTAGGACAGGAAGTGCTTGCGAGTATCACTCCAGGCCAGCTCATCATCAAAATTATTCATGAGGAGATGGTAAAGCTGCTTGGGGAATCGAAAGCAGATATTGCAACAGCACAAGCTCCTCCGACAGTTATTCTGGTGGCGGGATTGCAGGGATCCGGAAAGACAACATTTTCTGCAAAGTTGGCGAACCACTTGAAGAGCAAAGGACGATTTCCATTGCTTGTTGCGGCAGATGTTCACCGGCCTGCGGCAATCGATCAACTGGAGATGCTGGGGAAACAACTTCAGATTCCTGTGTACGCTGAACGTGGATCAAGCGCGGTGAAGATTGCTGAAGATGCTATCACTTTTGCACGCAAAAACGTTCGCGATACAGTTATTATCGATACTGCAGGGCGTCTGCATATCGATGAAGACATGATGAAGGAAGTAGAAGCGGTGCGCGAGAAGGCACAACCGCATGAAATTCTGTTTGTCGTTGATGCAATGACCGGACAGGATGCCGTCAACACAGCGAGAGCATTTCACGAACGTTTGAATTTCGACGGTATTGTTCTTACAAAACTTGATGGTGATAGCCGCGGCGGCGCAGCGCTTTCGATTCGTGGTGTGGTCCAGAAGCCGATAAAATTTATTGGTGTTGGAGAAAAACTGGATGCTTTGGAGCCGTTTTATCCCGAGCGTATTGCTTCTCGTATCCTTGGGATGGGTGATATAGTAACACTCGTCGAAAAGGCGCAAGAACATTTTGATGAAGCAAAAGCTGTCAAGTTAGAGGAAAAACTTCGGAAGTCGCAATTTACTTTCGAAGATTTCCTGGATCAACTCCGTGAAATTAAAAAGATGGGTTCTTTGGATCAAATGATGAGTATGATACCGGGAATGAATAAACTTCCGGCAAACGCCACGGTTGATGAGAAGGGCCTCGTTCGGGTAGAAGCGATCATTCAATCGATGACGGCAGAAGAGCGCGTACGGCCATCGATCATCAACGGAAATCGGAGACGACGTATTGCACTCGGCAGCGGCACGACGGTTCAAGATGTTAATCGTCTGCTAAAACAATTTGATGAAATGCAGCGGATGATGAAACGGTTCAGTAAAGGAAATATGCGCCGTACCATGCGCGGTATGCAATTCCCAATGAATTAA
- the atpA gene encoding F0F1 ATP synthase subunit alpha translates to MAEVRPDEVSAILRKQLSGFEKEVDVYDVGTVLQIGDGIARIYGLSKVMASELVEFPGNVFGMALNLEEDNVGCVIFGETSHIKEGDTVKRTGRVASMPVGEQMLGRVMTPLGQPLDGKGPIKTNKFLPLERKALGVVARSPVKEPLQTGLKPVDGMIPIGRGQRELIIGDRQTGKTAIAIDTIINQKYTHTEKAKKEGIKPVYCIYVAIGQKGSTVAQVVAMLEEHGAMEYTTVIHASASDSAPMQFIAPYAGATLGEFFRDSSRHALVIYDDLSKHAQAYRQMSLLLRRPPGREAYPGDVFYLHSRLLERASKLNEQLGGGSLTALPIIETQAGDVSAYIPTNVISITDGQIYLEPSLFNAGVRPAINVGISVSRVGGNAQIKAMKRVAGRLRMDLAQYRELEAFAKFGSDLDKSTQQTLRRGSHLVELLKQDQYVPMPVEKQVASMFTGTNGYLDELPLTEVQRFEKEFLEMMDMKYLNVLNAIAETKELSKDLDAQLHSIAKEFVQKFKGTIK, encoded by the coding sequence ATGGCAGAAGTACGACCTGATGAAGTATCGGCAATATTACGGAAACAGCTTTCCGGTTTTGAAAAAGAAGTAGATGTATATGATGTTGGCACTGTTCTGCAGATAGGTGATGGCATTGCGCGTATTTACGGCCTTTCAAAAGTCATGGCAAGCGAGCTGGTAGAATTCCCCGGCAATGTGTTCGGTATGGCTTTAAATCTAGAAGAAGATAATGTCGGATGCGTGATCTTTGGTGAGACTTCCCATATCAAGGAAGGCGATACCGTGAAACGGACAGGCCGAGTTGCGTCTATGCCCGTTGGCGAGCAAATGCTTGGCCGTGTGATGACACCGCTTGGACAACCTCTTGACGGTAAAGGACCAATTAAGACAAATAAATTTCTTCCGTTGGAGCGTAAAGCCCTTGGCGTCGTTGCTCGAAGTCCGGTAAAAGAGCCGCTGCAGACCGGTCTCAAACCGGTCGATGGGATGATTCCGATCGGACGCGGACAGCGAGAGTTAATTATCGGCGACCGCCAGACAGGAAAGACCGCTATTGCGATTGATACAATTATCAATCAAAAATATACACACACTGAAAAGGCAAAGAAGGAAGGTATCAAACCGGTCTATTGCATCTATGTTGCCATCGGTCAGAAAGGATCGACGGTTGCTCAGGTGGTAGCAATGCTGGAAGAGCATGGTGCAATGGAATATACAACGGTGATCCATGCATCGGCAAGCGACTCTGCGCCTATGCAGTTCATTGCTCCCTATGCGGGCGCAACACTTGGCGAATTTTTCCGGGATTCAAGCCGTCACGCGCTTGTGATCTATGACGATTTGTCCAAGCACGCGCAGGCGTACCGGCAGATGTCGTTACTATTGCGCCGTCCGCCGGGACGTGAAGCATATCCGGGCGATGTTTTCTATTTGCATTCACGTTTGCTGGAACGTGCATCAAAACTCAATGAACAACTCGGCGGTGGAAGTCTCACTGCATTACCGATCATCGAAACGCAGGCAGGTGACGTTTCAGCGTACATTCCGACAAATGTCATCTCGATCACCGATGGTCAGATTTATCTTGAACCCAGTTTGTTCAATGCCGGTGTACGGCCTGCTATCAACGTTGGTATTTCGGTATCGCGTGTCGGCGGCAACGCTCAAATCAAAGCGATGAAGCGAGTGGCGGGACGTTTACGCATGGATCTTGCTCAGTATCGAGAACTGGAAGCATTTGCAAAATTCGGTTCAGATCTTGATAAATCGACGCAGCAAACATTACGTCGAGGATCGCATCTTGTAGAATTGCTCAAACAAGATCAATATGTTCCGATGCCTGTTGAAAAACAGGTAGCAAGTATGTTCACCGGTACAAACGGGTATTTGGACGAGTTGCCATTGACAGAAGTACAGCGGTTCGAAAAAGAGTTTCTCGAAATGATGGATATGAAATATCTCAATGTACTCAATGCTATTGCCGAGACAAAAGAACTCTCGAAAGATCTTGACGCGCAGCTTCACAGTATCGCAAAAGAATTTGTTCAGAAATTTAAAGGGACGATAAAGTAA
- the rimM gene encoding ribosome maturation factor RimM (Essential for efficient processing of 16S rRNA), with translation MDLIAIGRISKPIGTRGEVKISPLTDDKRRFENLPAVWLGYDAAKVEWKKILKVRIDTKQVVLGFHGIETIEEAEKLKDLYLFIPKEDAVELENGTYFVDDVIGCEVVTEEQTIVGTVTDLLSLPMNDVWVVKKGAQEILIPAVKAVIRQVDVEKKRITIHALDGLLN, from the coding sequence ATGGATTTAATTGCGATCGGAAGAATTTCTAAACCGATTGGCACTCGGGGTGAAGTGAAAATTTCGCCGTTGACAGATGACAAACGGAGATTTGAGAATCTGCCAGCAGTGTGGCTTGGATATGATGCGGCGAAAGTAGAATGGAAGAAGATTCTGAAGGTGAGAATCGATACCAAGCAGGTGGTTCTTGGTTTCCATGGCATCGAGACGATTGAAGAAGCGGAAAAATTAAAAGACCTGTATCTTTTTATTCCGAAGGAAGATGCTGTTGAGCTTGAAAACGGAACCTACTTCGTGGACGATGTGATTGGATGCGAAGTGGTGACAGAAGAGCAAACGATTGTTGGTACGGTAACGGATTTGCTTTCGCTTCCCATGAATGATGTGTGGGTTGTTAAAAAAGGTGCACAGGAAATTCTCATTCCGGCTGTCAAAGCGGTTATTCGGCAGGTGGATGTTGAAAAGAAACGCATCACTATTCACGCTTTAGATGGATTGCTTAACTGA
- a CDS encoding GspE/PulE family protein, with translation MAVTPQQPNQPRTVPVQGPQRISLEQIDVNELSKDKIRDLFRQGKLPTADQIVEEILTRAVQANANDIHFEPIEGEMQIRLGHEGTLKRLLSLPPDMNDSLISVLKSKATLNQFEKKKPQEGRYSAVYGNEAIDFRVNVIPVLSGERCLVRLLHKTASISRIEELGFSKENLERLRVLLRNPRGLLLITGPSGSGKTTTVYASVNYVATPEKCVITVEDPVEYRLPYASQVHLPPDKSFNFIDALRAILRQNPNIIMVGEIRDAETGIVAGEAALTGNLVLSTMLADDAIGAIHRLLNLGVPAYWLASTVVGIVYQLLIRKICPNCKEEYQLSPEELQMVGAPMESSDLKLFRGRGCPNCLGTGYKGRTAICEIVTVSPTLRDMIFQKESILAMREEAANFGFQGIRQDAVRKAITGITTLQEITRVLG, from the coding sequence ATGGCAGTCACGCCGCAACAACCAAACCAACCGCGCACAGTACCTGTGCAAGGGCCGCAACGTATTTCCTTGGAACAGATCGATGTCAATGAGCTCTCAAAGGATAAGATCCGGGATTTGTTCCGGCAAGGAAAACTTCCCACAGCTGATCAGATTGTTGAAGAAATTCTGACCCGAGCTGTTCAAGCTAATGCGAATGATATCCATTTCGAACCGATTGAAGGAGAAATGCAAATTCGATTAGGGCATGAAGGAACGCTCAAACGTTTGCTCTCTCTCCCACCTGATATGAACGATTCCTTAATTAGTGTGCTGAAATCAAAAGCAACGCTGAATCAATTTGAAAAAAAGAAACCTCAAGAGGGGCGCTATTCGGCGGTCTATGGAAATGAGGCGATTGATTTTCGCGTCAACGTGATTCCTGTACTTTCGGGTGAACGGTGTTTGGTCCGATTGTTGCACAAAACTGCAAGTATTTCCAGAATTGAAGAACTTGGATTCAGTAAAGAGAATCTTGAACGACTAAGAGTATTGCTTCGTAATCCTCGAGGCTTGCTGTTAATCACAGGGCCATCGGGAAGCGGCAAAACAACAACGGTATATGCCTCTGTGAACTATGTGGCGACTCCTGAAAAATGTGTGATTACTGTTGAAGATCCGGTTGAGTATCGCCTGCCGTATGCAAGCCAGGTGCATTTGCCTCCTGATAAATCATTTAATTTTATTGATGCGCTCAGAGCAATTCTTCGACAGAATCCAAACATTATTATGGTTGGTGAAATCCGCGACGCGGAAACCGGCATTGTTGCCGGTGAAGCCGCACTCACGGGTAATCTTGTGCTCAGTACCATGCTTGCTGACGATGCGATTGGAGCAATTCACCGCCTGCTCAATCTTGGTGTACCAGCATATTGGCTCGCTTCAACGGTTGTTGGAATTGTGTATCAACTTCTCATCCGCAAAATTTGTCCCAATTGCAAAGAAGAATACCAGCTTTCGCCTGAAGAACTCCAAATGGTTGGTGCTCCTATGGAATCATCTGATCTTAAGTTGTTCCGCGGTCGCGGCTGTCCGAATTGCTTGGGCACCGGTTATAAAGGTCGAACTGCAATTTGTGAAATTGTGACAGTTAGTCCGACGTTGCGTGATATGATCTTTCAAAAAGAATCGATCCTGGCTATGCGAGAAGAAGCAGCCAATTTTGGTTTCCAAGGCATCCGGCAGGATGCAGTGCGTAAAGCAATCACTGGCATAACAACTCTGCAAGAAATCACACGCGTGCTTGGTTAA
- a CDS encoding ATP synthase F0 subunit C: MEKIAIAYLAAGFGAGLVILGAAYGIGKLAAAAMEASGRQPEVASEVRTSMLIAAALIEGATFFALAICIILATKS; encoded by the coding sequence ATGGAAAAAATTGCAATAGCGTATTTAGCAGCAGGATTTGGAGCTGGACTCGTCATATTAGGTGCAGCATACGGTATTGGTAAACTTGCCGCCGCTGCAATGGAAGCCAGCGGACGCCAGCCGGAAGTTGCTTCAGAAGTGCGTACATCAATGTTGATTGCCGCGGCACTGATCGAAGGTGCAACATTTTTTGCACTTGCGATTTGCATTATTCTTGCAACGAAGAGCTAA
- the atpF gene encoding F0F1 ATP synthase subunit B → MELLFDTNPGLIVWTIISFLILLIVLAKYAWNPILKMLGDREGQIRTALEQAERARTETAEMIKQNEKNLARAEEEYQKMIREGKAFAEKIKDEIVVKAKQQAQQELNRAAEEIQRNVEAAKLQLRSEVADLAIKATEKILEETLDEKKQKKLTDSVINKLPKN, encoded by the coding sequence ATGGAGTTACTATTTGACACGAATCCGGGGCTTATTGTCTGGACGATTATCTCATTCCTTATTTTGCTGATCGTACTGGCAAAATACGCTTGGAATCCAATCCTGAAAATGCTTGGAGACCGTGAAGGGCAAATTCGTACTGCGTTAGAACAGGCAGAACGTGCCCGGACGGAAACAGCAGAGATGATAAAACAAAACGAAAAAAATCTTGCCCGCGCTGAGGAAGAATATCAAAAAATGATTCGCGAAGGCAAGGCGTTTGCTGAAAAAATAAAAGATGAAATTGTGGTAAAGGCAAAACAGCAGGCACAACAAGAGTTGAATCGGGCAGCGGAAGAAATTCAGCGCAATGTTGAAGCGGCAAAGCTGCAGCTTCGTTCTGAAGTTGCCGACCTTGCCATTAAGGCAACAGAAAAAATTCTCGAAGAGACATTAGACGAGAAGAAGCAGAAGAAGCTTACAGATTCCGTGATTAATAAGCTTCCTAAGAATTGA